In one window of Candidatus Paceibacterota bacterium DNA:
- the mnmA gene encoding tRNA 2-thiouridine(34) synthase MnmA — protein sequence MNIKEILPNTSHRKVFVGLSGGVDSAVSAALLKQSGFDVTGVFIKVWQPDFLPCSWRDERRDAMRVAIALDIPFLFFDFEREYKKGVVDMMIAEYRIGRTPNPDVLCNKEIKFGAFWKKAKEMGADFIATGHYWSGEKDQSYFLWTLIKKDLAHIIFPVGNLKKSEVRKLARQFHLPVSEKKDSQGICFIGNISMDEFLSHFASGKSGSVFNTKGEIIGTHRGTIFYTIGERHGFEIKKKKPEDGAFYVLSKDMKTNTLTVSNKEPEIISLSPTKIIVKDVNWITEATPPLNCLARIRYRGEKIPVIVKHSVFNNVTVEFRKPVRGLSLGQSIVFYLPAEASAKAGDGEICLGGGVMDKILR from the coding sequence ATGAACATAAAAGAAATATTACCAAATACCTCTCACCGTAAAGTTTTTGTCGGGCTCTCTGGCGGGGTAGATAGCGCTGTTTCCGCGGCACTTCTGAAACAGAGCGGTTTTGATGTCACTGGAGTATTTATCAAAGTTTGGCAACCGGATTTTCTGCCTTGTAGTTGGAGAGACGAAAGACGTGATGCCATGAGGGTGGCCATTGCGCTAGATATTCCGTTTCTGTTTTTCGATTTTGAGAGAGAGTACAAGAAAGGGGTGGTAGATATGATGATAGCAGAATACAGGATAGGCCGAACTCCCAATCCGGACGTGCTCTGTAACAAAGAAATTAAGTTTGGAGCATTTTGGAAAAAAGCGAAAGAAATGGGTGCGGATTTTATCGCCACTGGTCATTACTGGAGTGGAGAGAAAGACCAATCATATTTTTTATGGACTTTGATTAAAAAAGATCTTGCTCATATTATTTTTCCTGTTGGAAATTTAAAAAAAAGTGAAGTACGCAAACTAGCACGTCAGTTTCATCTCCCTGTTTCAGAAAAAAAAGATAGTCAAGGTATTTGCTTTATCGGCAATATCAGTATGGACGAATTTCTTTCGCATTTTGCTTCAGGCAAGTCGGGTAGTGTTTTTAACACTAAAGGTGAAATCATAGGAACTCATCGCGGCACTATCTTCTATACCATAGGCGAACGACATGGCTTCGAGATTAAGAAAAAAAAACCAGAAGATGGGGCTTTCTATGTTTTGTCCAAGGATATGAAGACCAATACCCTGACTGTATCAAATAAAGAGCCAGAAATTATTTCTCTCTCGCCAACTAAAATTATTGTCAAGGATGTAAACTGGATTACGGAGGCAACGCCTCCGCTGAATTGTTTAGCTAGAATTCGATACCGAGGAGAAAAAATACCTGTTATTGTTAAACACTCGGTGTTTAACAATGTGACTGTGGAATTCAGAAAACCAGTACGTGGTCTCTCTCTTGGTCAATCAATAGTGTTTTACTTGCCCGCCGAAGCTTCAGCGAAGGCGGGCGATGGCGAAATTTGTCTCGGTGGTGGAGTAATGGATAAAATTTTGAGATAG
- a CDS encoding endolytic transglycosylase MltG produces MQRNYLFFFGIVLYVICFFPTTPPFSFPSGSIIVVQEGIGLYELGEILEQDKVIRSPFWFRTIAIVLGGERDMKAGQYLMPRPQNVFVIAWRIFHGDYNIETVKLTIPEGFTVEEISTLFDERFTFFDHQEFISQAPEGYLFPDTYFFEITATASSTIKLLNDNFNRKISESLSNIESSGKTLDEIITMASLLEAEAKTGEEREMASGILWKRLKLGMPLQVDSETGTYEFVGLPENPINNPGLVSIKAAIHPTSTPFLYFLTDKEGKMHYAKTFNEHKRNITKYLSP; encoded by the coding sequence ATGCAGAGAAACTATCTTTTTTTCTTTGGCATAGTTTTGTATGTCATTTGTTTTTTTCCGACTACACCTCCATTTTCTTTTCCTTCCGGTTCTATTATTGTCGTCCAAGAAGGTATTGGTCTTTATGAACTTGGGGAGATTCTAGAACAAGATAAAGTTATACGCTCTCCTTTCTGGTTTCGTACAATCGCCATCGTACTTGGAGGGGAGCGCGATATGAAAGCGGGTCAATATCTCATGCCTCGACCACAAAATGTCTTTGTCATTGCGTGGCGAATTTTTCATGGTGATTACAACATAGAGACGGTTAAACTAACTATTCCTGAAGGATTTACGGTCGAGGAAATTTCTACACTTTTCGATGAAAGATTTACTTTTTTCGACCATCAGGAGTTTATAAGTCAGGCGCCAGAGGGATATCTCTTTCCCGATACATACTTTTTTGAAATAACTGCCACAGCTTCTTCGACTATCAAATTACTTAACGATAACTTTAATAGAAAAATTTCTGAGAGTTTATCAAACATAGAGTCTTCCGGTAAGACACTGGATGAAATTATTACTATGGCCTCACTTCTTGAAGCAGAAGCCAAGACTGGAGAAGAACGAGAAATGGCCTCAGGCATTCTCTGGAAACGGCTCAAGCTCGGAATGCCTCTCCAGGTCGACTCGGAAACTGGTACTTATGAATTTGTAGGACTGCCCGAAAACCCAATTAATAATCCCGGGTTAGTCTCAATAAAAGCCGCGATTCATCCGACCTCAACCCCCTTCCTTTATTTCTTGACAGATAAAGAAGGAAAAATGCATTATGCTAAGACCTTTAATGAACATAAAAGAAATATTACCAAATACCTCTCACCGTAA